One stretch of Leptospira stimsonii DNA includes these proteins:
- a CDS encoding glycosyltransferase family 2 protein, translating to MSNQNKIAVLLPAYNEEVTIRETILSFFKELPNAEFVVIDNNSKDKTSAIAEETFRKHKIRGRILFEPKQGKANAVRKGFSNVQADVYVMADADMTYPANEIQKLLKAREIGDFDMVVGDRLSDGIYETENKRRFHSFGNYLVIRLINFLFAVQLKDAMSGYRIFSDRFVRHYPILSKGFELEIEMTLHALDKRLSILEVPVRYSDRPAGSVSKLNTIRDGYSVVKNILWIFKDYKPMHFFGFLSFCSFAFSVLFGFPAIYDYLKFKFVYHVPLAILATGLMIISLINLSIGLILHTVSKIQRFNFELQILKWKGSDQR from the coding sequence ATGTCAAATCAGAATAAAATTGCGGTTTTGTTACCTGCGTATAACGAAGAGGTTACGATTCGAGAGACGATTCTTTCCTTTTTTAAAGAACTTCCGAATGCGGAATTCGTCGTGATCGATAATAATTCAAAGGATAAGACCTCGGCTATCGCCGAAGAAACATTCAGAAAACATAAAATACGGGGTAGAATTCTTTTTGAGCCGAAACAGGGAAAGGCTAACGCAGTCAGAAAAGGTTTTTCAAACGTTCAGGCCGATGTTTACGTCATGGCGGATGCCGATATGACTTATCCGGCGAATGAAATTCAGAAGTTGCTGAAAGCTCGAGAGATCGGAGATTTCGATATGGTAGTAGGAGATCGATTGAGCGATGGAATCTATGAAACGGAGAACAAAAGGAGATTCCATTCTTTCGGAAATTATCTCGTGATCCGATTGATCAATTTCCTTTTTGCCGTTCAACTTAAGGATGCGATGAGCGGTTACCGGATTTTTTCCGATCGTTTTGTTCGTCACTATCCGATTCTTTCCAAGGGGTTTGAATTGGAAATAGAGATGACTTTACACGCGCTTGATAAGCGACTTTCCATTTTAGAAGTTCCGGTTCGTTACTCGGATCGTCCAGCGGGAAGTGTCTCAAAATTGAATACGATTCGGGACGGCTACTCGGTCGTAAAAAACATTCTTTGGATTTTTAAGGATTACAAGCCGATGCATTTTTTCGGATTTTTGTCCTTCTGTTCTTTCGCATTTTCCGTGTTATTCGGTTTCCCGGCGATTTATGATTATCTAAAATTCAAATTCGTTTATCACGTACCTTTGGCTATTCTTGCTACAGGCCTAATGATCATTTCACTGATCAATCTTTCGATCGGTTTGATCCTGCATACGGTTTCGAAAATCCAAAGATTCAATTTCGAACTTCAGATTCTAAAATGGAAAGGATCCGATCAAAGATAA
- a CDS encoding ArnT family glycosyltransferase: protein MRFENRAFWILLLIYSVFLIFGLGSFPLIDWDENIYGSASKSMFQTGDYFRIKVNQQAFTEKPPFYFWLTSIFYHIFGIGEFAARMPSVLSGILSFIAIYFFGKKILSEKFGLAWALLYSSSLLPLILSRTAYIDHLFNTFLFLSVVCIYLYDVEAELKNRTRFLYLILGAFVMGLATLTKGPLGIGIPILSFITMRILQKKYSISVWETAIAGFVCVLTIGSYYFTDYLLHGDEFILGFLEFQRKLLTKSLESHTGPWFYHFLVALVGFFPWTPFLFGYGLKENRNLRENDQLKGLFLFFLSWTILVLVIFSIVQTKLPHYSSSIYFPLSFFAAYLFCEQKNIRTSIKILFYTFGFSFFVLFISLPWILKFTLQSSDFIQAFGGGHSFEIDTLSFLPAFIFILGFIASAYMLHQIPFSSKFVSSLIPLWLSMIGFVISLSIFIAPKVIETLQGRILRLSDIAWKEKGDLVFYKYLSFYPFFYRDKPIFIIGSYKFQDDESLLTNSRTQKTFLLTNRNSILELSYLYPKIRVELVASEGNLVLLKVIYL from the coding sequence ATGCGATTTGAAAACCGGGCCTTTTGGATTCTTTTACTGATATATTCTGTTTTCCTAATTTTCGGACTTGGTTCTTTTCCGCTCATCGATTGGGACGAGAATATCTACGGCTCAGCCTCCAAAAGTATGTTTCAAACAGGGGATTATTTTAGAATCAAGGTGAACCAGCAAGCGTTCACGGAAAAACCTCCCTTCTACTTCTGGCTTACTTCGATTTTCTATCACATCTTTGGAATCGGAGAATTCGCCGCTCGTATGCCTTCCGTATTGAGTGGAATCCTTTCCTTTATCGCGATTTATTTCTTTGGTAAAAAAATTCTTTCCGAAAAATTCGGCCTCGCCTGGGCGCTCCTCTATTCCTCTTCTCTATTACCTTTGATTCTTTCGAGAACAGCTTATATCGACCATCTATTCAACACATTTCTCTTTTTGTCGGTCGTCTGCATTTATCTCTACGACGTAGAAGCGGAACTTAAGAATCGAACTCGCTTCCTTTATTTGATCCTAGGCGCGTTCGTTATGGGACTCGCAACTTTGACAAAAGGACCTCTCGGAATCGGAATCCCCATTCTTTCCTTTATCACGATGAGAATCCTTCAAAAAAAATATTCGATTTCCGTTTGGGAAACCGCGATCGCAGGATTCGTCTGCGTTTTAACGATCGGTTCTTACTATTTTACGGACTATTTACTTCACGGAGATGAATTCATCTTAGGCTTCTTAGAATTTCAAAGGAAACTACTAACAAAATCGTTAGAGTCGCATACGGGTCCTTGGTTTTATCATTTCTTAGTCGCGTTAGTCGGCTTTTTCCCCTGGACGCCGTTCTTATTCGGGTATGGCTTAAAAGAAAATCGAAACCTTAGAGAGAACGATCAACTCAAAGGCCTCTTTCTTTTCTTTCTATCCTGGACAATTCTTGTGCTTGTTATTTTTTCAATTGTACAAACAAAATTGCCGCATTATTCCTCTTCCATTTACTTCCCTCTTTCTTTTTTTGCGGCGTATCTATTCTGCGAACAAAAAAATATCAGAACGTCGATTAAGATTCTATTTTATACTTTCGGATTTTCCTTCTTCGTTCTTTTTATTTCACTTCCTTGGATTCTTAAATTTACTCTGCAAAGTAGCGATTTTATTCAGGCGTTCGGTGGCGGACATTCCTTCGAAATCGATACACTTTCATTCTTACCGGCTTTCATTTTTATTCTCGGCTTTATCGCAAGTGCCTATATGCTTCATCAAATTCCGTTTTCATCGAAGTTTGTTTCATCTCTGATTCCGCTTTGGCTCTCGATGATAGGGTTTGTAATTTCACTTTCGATTTTTATCGCACCAAAAGTGATAGAGACACTACAAGGAAGAATTCTTAGATTATCGGATATCGCCTGGAAAGAAAAAGGCGACTTGGTATTCTACAAGTATCTTTCCTTTTATCCGTTCTTCTATCGCGACAAACCGATCTTCATCATCGGAAGTTACAAATTTCAAGACGATGAGTCCTTGTTAACAAATTCGCGAACTCAAAAGACGTTTCTTCTCACGAATAGAAACAGCATCTTGGAACTGAGTTATCTCTATCCTAAGATCAGAGTGGAGTTGGTGGCGAGCGAGGGAAACTTAGTTCTACTCAAAGTCATTTATCTTTGA
- the yqeK gene encoding bis(5'-nucleosyl)-tetraphosphatase (symmetrical) YqeK translates to MTTSEWETRTQEFKRIVPTEITITRWEHSLKVAEIAKELAILHSKDEADLAYLAGIVHDITKQKTSEFHITLFRESGQEELEQLPSAAWHAYSAAIYLKKQYDLKNESVLSAVRNHTLGAETPGPLDLILYAADFLGSEYAEKNPLYPEWREQTRKNLYWGVLCKAKNTILDLISTNKRIHPRTIATYNLAVSKC, encoded by the coding sequence ATGACTACCTCCGAATGGGAAACAAGAACGCAAGAGTTTAAGAGAATCGTACCGACTGAAATAACGATCACCCGTTGGGAACATTCTCTCAAGGTAGCCGAAATTGCGAAAGAGTTAGCGATCCTTCATTCCAAGGACGAAGCGGATCTCGCGTATTTGGCGGGAATCGTTCACGATATCACAAAACAAAAAACTTCGGAGTTTCACATAACGTTATTTAGAGAATCCGGTCAGGAAGAATTGGAACAACTCCCTTCCGCCGCTTGGCACGCCTACTCGGCGGCGATCTATCTCAAAAAGCAGTACGATTTAAAAAACGAATCCGTTCTTTCCGCGGTTCGAAACCATACTCTGGGTGCGGAAACACCCGGACCATTGGATTTAATTCTTTACGCGGCGGATTTTTTAGGATCGGAATACGCCGAAAAAAATCCTCTCTATCCCGAATGGAGAGAACAAACTCGTAAAAATCTCTATTGGGGTGTTCTTTGCAAAGCGAAGAACACGATTCTCGATTTGATTTCTACAAACAAAAGGATACACCCCAGAACGATCGCGACTTACAATCTCGCAGTTTCGAAATGTTAA
- a CDS encoding DUF3089 domain-containing protein, which translates to MRIRFLSLLSILISTFFSLSCLWIIRPSGNYSEQIRPQEPDYLLLKSWSALPQTKDDADKVPSESTLQDKQSQAPVDVFFVHPTTFYGRDWNASLGDERVNERTDESTIRQQASVFNCCAKIYAPRYRQATLYSFLDSENGKLSLELAYQDVLKSFETYLKEWNAGRPFIIASHSQGTYHAIRLLREKIDNSPLKNQLVVAYLLGGAVPIDSYKNIPICSNRTQTGCFISWRTYGEKAEVGKLPHDLKGPYVCVNPLSWRADETIAVADLHAGGVNGKFKTIEPKLCDAKCTDGVLRISKPNAKGFSRWFGENYHVLDYGIFYQNIRNNLSERIEAFLRSKKNIN; encoded by the coding sequence ATGCGAATTCGTTTTCTTTCCCTGCTTTCGATTCTGATTTCTACATTCTTTTCCCTTTCTTGTCTTTGGATCATCCGTCCTTCCGGAAATTATTCCGAGCAGATAAGACCGCAGGAACCGGATTATTTACTTTTGAAATCCTGGTCGGCGCTACCTCAAACGAAAGACGATGCGGATAAGGTTCCTTCGGAATCCACTCTTCAAGACAAGCAAAGTCAAGCGCCGGTCGACGTCTTTTTTGTTCACCCGACCACTTTCTACGGTAGAGATTGGAACGCATCCTTAGGAGACGAAAGAGTGAATGAAAGAACGGACGAATCCACAATCCGACAACAAGCGAGCGTTTTCAACTGTTGTGCTAAAATTTACGCACCGCGCTATCGACAAGCGACGTTGTATTCTTTTTTGGATTCTGAAAACGGGAAACTCTCTCTTGAATTAGCATATCAAGATGTACTTAAGTCTTTTGAAACGTATCTCAAAGAATGGAACGCCGGTAGACCGTTTATCATCGCTTCCCATAGCCAAGGCACTTACCACGCGATCAGGCTCCTTCGGGAAAAAATCGACAACTCACCTCTCAAAAATCAGCTCGTAGTCGCCTATCTACTCGGAGGAGCGGTCCCGATCGATTCTTATAAAAATATACCGATTTGCTCTAATCGAACACAAACCGGTTGTTTCATAAGTTGGCGAACTTATGGAGAAAAAGCGGAGGTTGGAAAACTCCCGCACGACCTGAAAGGACCTTATGTGTGTGTGAATCCGCTGAGTTGGCGTGCGGACGAAACGATTGCAGTGGCCGACTTGCACGCAGGAGGAGTGAACGGGAAATTCAAAACGATCGAACCGAAACTCTGCGATGCAAAATGTACCGATGGAGTTCTTCGAATCTCAAAACCGAATGCCAAAGGTTTTTCAAGGTGGTTCGGAGAGAATTATCACGTATTGGACTACGGAATCTTCTATCAAAATATTCGAAATAACCTTTCGGAAAGAATCGAAGCCTTTCTTCGATCCAAGAAGAATATAAATTGA
- a CDS encoding flavin reductase family protein, translating into MKITDEVFKNALSHFPSGVTVITYSHQGKQSGLTVSSFSSLSLNPPFVLFCLQKNIASHDPIRSEGKFVVNILAQGQDSLSNQFASGKTDKHALIEELQCKKGELGLPILPGTLSYIECEVDQFVDGGDHSIVIGRVISAGADDSLRPLLYYRRNYYSI; encoded by the coding sequence ATGAAAATCACGGACGAAGTATTTAAGAATGCGCTTTCTCATTTTCCGTCTGGCGTCACCGTCATAACGTATTCTCATCAAGGGAAACAGAGCGGCCTTACCGTAAGCAGTTTTAGTTCTCTTTCTCTCAATCCTCCTTTTGTTCTTTTTTGTTTGCAGAAGAATATCGCAAGTCACGATCCGATCCGGAGTGAGGGAAAATTCGTCGTCAATATCTTAGCACAAGGACAAGATTCTCTTTCCAATCAATTTGCATCGGGAAAAACCGACAAACACGCGCTTATCGAAGAACTACAGTGTAAAAAAGGAGAATTGGGTCTCCCCATTCTTCCGGGAACTCTTTCTTACATTGAATGCGAAGTGGATCAATTCGTGGACGGAGGAGATCATTCCATCGTAATCGGAAGAGTCATCTCCGCCGGAGCCGACGATTCTCTTCGTCCTTTATTGTATTATCGAAGAAATTATTATTCGATCTGA
- a CDS encoding TM2 domain-containing protein → MSEFREKNVDEVFCGSCGSAIKREAEICPKCGVRQKGGSGGVSENWMTTFLLCFFLGILGAHRFYTGKTGTGILMLFTGGGCGFWALIDLIKIITGNFKDSKGNKIARN, encoded by the coding sequence ATGAGTGAATTTAGAGAAAAAAATGTGGACGAAGTCTTTTGTGGTTCTTGCGGTTCGGCAATCAAACGGGAAGCGGAGATTTGTCCGAAGTGCGGAGTTCGTCAGAAAGGCGGCTCGGGTGGTGTTTCGGAAAATTGGATGACCACTTTTCTACTTTGTTTTTTCCTCGGGATCCTGGGCGCGCATCGTTTTTATACGGGTAAGACCGGAACAGGGATTTTGATGCTTTTCACCGGAGGCGGTTGTGGATTTTGGGCGTTGATCGATTTGATCAAGATTATTACGGGGAATTTTAAAGACTCAAAGGGAAACAAGATCGCAAGGAATTAA
- a CDS encoding DUF2752 domain-containing protein — translation MSLVSKRKRHRHGIFVFLQRFPRHVRFAFVVVATWIFYSIPEEFIYDPLPLCFFRFLFDWECPGCGTTRGFWCILHFRFEDAYHYNSWIWLTFPLFVSCLLHWVFSPKIRSLKNRVFPD, via the coding sequence ATGTCTTTGGTTTCAAAAAGAAAGCGCCACAGGCATGGGATTTTTGTTTTTCTGCAACGCTTTCCAAGACACGTTCGATTTGCTTTCGTCGTCGTTGCTACCTGGATTTTTTATTCGATTCCGGAAGAATTTATTTATGATCCGCTTCCTCTTTGTTTCTTTCGTTTTCTTTTTGATTGGGAATGTCCGGGTTGTGGAACGACGAGAGGCTTTTGGTGTATTTTACACTTTCGTTTCGAAGATGCGTATCATTACAATTCCTGGATCTGGTTGACATTTCCTCTTTTTGTTTCCTGTCTCTTACATTGGGTCTTTTCTCCCAAAATCCGTTCCCTGAAGAATCGTGTTTTTCCGGATTGA
- the purL gene encoding phosphoribosylformylglycinamidine synthase subunit PurL — protein sequence MEKDAVSLQDALEHGLTAEEFQKIQDILGRIPNSTELGIFSAMWSEHCSYKNSILKLKTLPTSSDKLLAQAGEENAGAMDIGDGLAVVFKIESHNHPTAVEPYQGAATGVGGIMRDIFTMGARPIVSLNSLRFGNPDEPRNKYLLSRAVKGIGDYGNSLGIAVSGGELFIDECFSKNPLVNAMTVGIVRHDQMASATTGGQIGNAVYIVGATTGRDGIHGASFASKDLSKESESKRSAVQVGDPFMEKLLMEASLEAIQKGLLIGIQDMGAAGISCATSEMSAKGKTGMKINLDLVPFRETGMNAYEAMLSESQERMLVVPKKGKEAELVSIFEKWNLNAVQIGEITHDGFIEILMGGIRKAHIPAECLVLGGGAPRYERETKRPSYLDAVKSWKPDSLPDVTSGKNATEVLIQILSSWNVCSRRPITEQYDSEVGLVKLIGPGLDGGLSSIPDTNKALATATDCNSRYTYLDPYKGAEFAVCESARNVYVTGARPLGVTNNLNFANPYIPENYYMFSECIRGMGDACRFLELPVTGGNVSFYNESPEGPIFPTPTIGMVGILQDKTKLLSNFPKEAGIELAVLGNFRPSLGGSEYLKKIQGQVNGAIPELDIKEELALCNLILSLNEKGILKSARDLSLGGIAIALSKTVLFSRLGISADLSSLKQDRLDLTLFGETSTAVLVGFVSSEKEEIQKQTQASGLKFYSVGKTNESGVLEFQKEGIRLSFDQLSEPYENGLEAIFAL from the coding sequence ATGGAAAAAGACGCCGTCTCCTTACAAGACGCCCTGGAACACGGGCTTACCGCAGAAGAATTTCAAAAAATCCAGGACATCCTGGGAAGAATCCCGAACTCCACAGAACTCGGAATTTTCTCCGCAATGTGGTCGGAACACTGTTCTTATAAAAACTCGATTCTAAAATTAAAGACGCTCCCGACCTCTTCGGACAAGCTCCTCGCACAAGCCGGAGAAGAAAACGCGGGCGCGATGGATATCGGCGACGGACTCGCGGTTGTTTTTAAGATCGAAAGTCACAATCATCCGACTGCCGTGGAACCGTATCAAGGCGCCGCGACCGGAGTCGGTGGAATCATGAGAGATATCTTTACGATGGGCGCGCGTCCGATCGTCTCTCTCAATTCCCTTCGTTTTGGAAATCCGGACGAACCTCGAAACAAATACCTTCTTTCTCGTGCGGTCAAAGGAATCGGCGACTACGGAAATTCTCTCGGGATCGCCGTTTCAGGCGGAGAACTTTTTATCGATGAATGTTTTTCTAAAAATCCTCTCGTAAACGCGATGACGGTCGGAATTGTTCGTCACGATCAGATGGCGAGCGCGACCACCGGTGGACAAATCGGAAACGCGGTTTATATCGTCGGAGCTACGACGGGAAGAGACGGAATCCACGGAGCCTCCTTTGCTTCCAAAGACCTTTCGAAAGAATCGGAATCCAAACGTTCCGCAGTTCAAGTCGGAGATCCGTTTATGGAAAAACTTCTTATGGAAGCGAGTCTCGAAGCGATCCAGAAAGGGCTCTTGATCGGAATTCAAGACATGGGCGCCGCGGGAATTTCCTGTGCGACTTCGGAGATGAGCGCAAAGGGAAAGACCGGGATGAAGATCAACTTGGATCTAGTTCCTTTCCGCGAAACCGGAATGAACGCCTACGAAGCGATGCTTTCCGAATCTCAAGAAAGAATGCTTGTGGTTCCTAAAAAAGGAAAAGAAGCCGAGCTCGTATCTATATTCGAAAAATGGAATTTGAATGCGGTTCAAATCGGAGAAATCACGCACGACGGATTTATCGAAATTCTTATGGGGGGAATCCGCAAGGCCCATATCCCCGCCGAATGTCTCGTGTTAGGCGGAGGAGCTCCTCGTTACGAACGCGAAACCAAACGTCCTTCTTATCTGGACGCGGTAAAATCTTGGAAACCGGATTCTCTTCCCGACGTAACTTCGGGTAAGAATGCGACCGAAGTCCTGATTCAAATTCTTTCTTCTTGGAACGTCTGTTCCAGAAGACCGATCACGGAACAATACGACAGCGAAGTTGGACTCGTAAAACTCATCGGGCCCGGACTCGACGGAGGACTTTCCTCGATCCCCGACACAAACAAGGCGCTCGCGACCGCGACCGATTGTAATTCCAGATATACGTATCTGGATCCTTACAAGGGCGCCGAGTTTGCGGTTTGTGAATCGGCTCGTAACGTCTATGTCACCGGCGCTCGTCCACTCGGGGTGACGAACAATCTCAATTTCGCAAATCCTTATATTCCGGAAAACTACTATATGTTTTCGGAATGTATTCGAGGAATGGGAGACGCCTGCCGTTTTCTCGAACTCCCCGTAACCGGAGGAAACGTTTCCTTTTACAACGAGTCTCCGGAAGGCCCGATCTTTCCGACTCCCACGATCGGAATGGTGGGAATTCTCCAGGACAAAACAAAACTTCTTTCCAATTTTCCGAAAGAAGCAGGAATCGAGCTTGCGGTCCTCGGAAACTTCCGCCCCTCTCTCGGTGGAAGTGAATACTTAAAGAAGATTCAGGGACAAGTCAACGGAGCCATTCCGGAACTCGATATCAAAGAAGAATTGGCGCTCTGCAATTTGATTCTTTCCTTGAATGAAAAAGGAATTTTGAAATCGGCCCGAGATCTTTCTCTCGGAGGAATCGCGATCGCGCTTTCAAAGACGGTTCTTTTTTCTCGTCTTGGAATTTCCGCGGACTTGAGTTCTCTCAAACAAGATCGTCTCGATCTGACTCTTTTTGGAGAAACTTCCACGGCGGTTCTCGTCGGCTTTGTATCTTCCGAGAAGGAAGAGATTCAAAAACAAACACAAGCTTCCGGACTCAAATTCTATTCCGTCGGAAAGACGAACGAAAGCGGAGTATTAGAATTTCAAAAAGAAGGAATCCGTCTTTCTTTTGATCAGTTGAGCGAACCCTATGAAAACGGTTTAGAAGCCATATTCGCACTCTAA
- a CDS encoding leucine-rich repeat domain-containing protein, which translates to MKSLFSKKQTLILLLSATSLVFVACKKNVEEILNEANASADSIAVLDLGMQKLTSIPEGACKFPNLKRLDLRLNSLASLPESFGECKSVEQLNVFGNDLKTFPSALSKLKNLKVLLAGNNDLANLPSELLFLPEIKTIYLDQNKLILTETDVDILASLSSLEELDLSLNTGIKSLPANYTKLKNLTLLKRLNIKKTSLKGEDAEKLQAILPKTKIDY; encoded by the coding sequence ATGAAGTCTCTCTTCTCGAAAAAGCAAACCTTGATTCTTCTCCTCTCCGCGACGAGCCTTGTCTTTGTCGCATGTAAGAAGAATGTGGAAGAAATATTAAACGAAGCGAACGCAAGCGCGGATTCGATCGCGGTACTCGATTTGGGTATGCAAAAGCTGACCTCGATTCCTGAAGGAGCTTGTAAATTTCCGAACCTGAAACGTCTCGATCTTCGTTTGAACAGTTTGGCTTCCCTTCCCGAATCTTTCGGAGAATGTAAGAGTGTGGAACAACTGAACGTTTTTGGAAACGACCTCAAAACCTTTCCTTCCGCTCTATCTAAATTAAAAAATCTGAAAGTTCTTCTCGCAGGGAACAACGATCTCGCCAATCTTCCATCCGAACTTTTGTTCTTGCCGGAGATCAAAACGATCTATCTGGATCAGAACAAACTGATTCTCACCGAAACGGACGTGGACATTCTCGCGAGTCTTTCCAGCTTGGAAGAATTGGATCTGAGTCTGAATACTGGAATCAAAAGTCTTCCAGCAAATTACACCAAGCTGAAGAATCTCACTCTTTTAAAAAGATTGAATATTAAAAAAACCTCACTCAAAGGAGAGGACGCGGAAAAACTCCAGGCGATTCTCCCGAAGACAAAAATCGACTATTGA